Proteins encoded together in one Camelina sativa cultivar DH55 chromosome 9, Cs, whole genome shotgun sequence window:
- the LOC104714127 gene encoding B-box zinc finger protein 22 has translation MKIQCNVCEAAEAVVLCCADEAALCWACDEKIHAANKLAGKHQRVPLSVSSSSIPKCDICQEASGFFFCLQDRALLCRKCDVAIHTVNPHVSAHQRFLLTGIKVGLESIDSSGPSAKSSPTNDTMDTKPLVQSLPEPQKMMTFHQQGVFPESKVSDQVSTKLPFASSGSATGSIPQWQIEEIFGLTDFDQSYEYMENNGSSKADTCRRGDSDSSSMMRSAEEDAEDNNNCLGGETSWAVPQIQSPPTASGLNWPNKQFHHHSVFVPDISSSDLYTGSSPKQRVGKRRRW, from the exons ATGAAGATACAGTGCAACGTTTGTGAAGCGGCGGAAGCGGTGGTTCTATGTTGCGCCGACGAGGCTGCTCTGTGTTGGGCTTGCGATGAGAAGATTCACGCTGCTAATAAACTCGCCGGTAAACATCAGAGAgtccctctctctgtctcttcctcttccataCCCAAATGTGACATTTGTCAG GAAGcttctggattcttcttctGTCTGCAAGATAGAGCTTTACTATGTAGGAAATGTGATGTTGCAATCCACACTGTGAATCCTCATGTCTCAGCTCACCAGAGATTTCTTCTCACTGGTATCAAAGTTGGTCTTGAATCTATAGACTCTTCTGGTCCCTCCGCTAAATCCTCACCTACCAATGATACCATGGACACTAAACCACTTGTTCAGTCTTTACCTGAGCCTCAAAAGATGATGACCTTTCATCAGCAAGGAGTTTTCCCGGAAAGTAAAGTCAGTGATCAAGTTTCCACAAAGCTTCCTTTTGCAAGCAGCGGATCAGCTACTGGAAGCATTCCTCAGTGGCAAATTGAGGAGATTTTTGGGCTTACCGACTTTGATCAGAGCTATGAATACATGGAGAACAATGGATCATCTAAG GCTGATACTTGTAGACGAGGAGATTCAGACAGCTCTTCGATGATGAGATCTGCAGAAGAAGATGCAGAAGATAACAATAACTGCTTGGGAGGTGAGACATCATGGGCTGTTCCACAGATTCAGTCTCCACCTACAGCTTCTGGTCTTAACTGGCCTAATAAGCAATTTCACCACCACTCAGTGTTTGTTCCAGACATATCTTCTTCAGATCTTTACACCGGTTCATCCCCGAAACAAAGGGTTGGGAAACGGCGGCGGTGGTGA